Proteins encoded together in one Streptomyces sp. NA04227 window:
- a CDS encoding DEAD/DEAH box helicase — MLSADLSADSGDSPDLAGWSAVFTPAEPARAALVHFWPSTADGLPGDFPEGISQCEKDRWYGTASSLDLVLPAPAGGLEVRRVATRALSIGAALGVLTRAYANPSAHPAARFWGAAALLALDLVARGRLLPGVSEDGFDQWRCAPLTGEDHARVLELAACAPPLAHCVPLDKTAEDLRLPDPSVLLRDFLDAVADTLPRTPAAVHALGGGAFAGAEVLRRPEYTPWAAALRALHDVGVRLSLRVEVSGLGEELTARATKAEGTGEAAGTGAEPRFRVVLQVHSADDPALVVDAERLWAAQSGTPAGFGPQVRRDVLIALRRAAHHWPPLGTLLSAPVPDSVELADDDVADLLGRGAQALADADVRVHWPRLLARGLSARAVLPGEHTDVQGESGASTGPAAFKGLVGADQLLSFRWQFALDDQDLTAAEFDRLAEAKRPLVRLGDRWVLVDPAQVARLRERRTGAMSAVQALGAALTGSAEIDGQRVPVEAAGRLNRLRELLTADEGAEGVPQPAALAAQLRDYQLRGLGWLARMTGTGLGCCLADDMGLGKTITLISLHLHRQQDPATAGPTLVVCPTSLMGNWEREIGRFAPGTPVRRHHGARRELSAPAAGEVVLTTYGTMRLDAERLGATPWGLVVADEAQHVKNPYSATARALRGIPAAARVALTGTPVENNLSELWAILDWTTPGLLGSLGAFRRQYAVPVEGGADPVAAERLGRLVRPFLLRRRKSDPGIAPELPPKTETDRAVALTAEQAALYEAVVREMLERISAADGIGRRGLIVKLFTSLKQICNHPAQYLDESDPQLSGRSGKLELLDELLDTMTAEGAGVLVFTQYVRMARLIEARLAERGIGAQFLHGGTPVAEREAMVARFQAGTVPVFLLSLKAAGTGLNLTRAEHVVHYDRWWNPAVEAQATDRAHRIGQTRSVQVHRLIAEGTVEDRIDAMLRTKQALADAVLGGGEAALTELSDGELAALVRLQSERSA, encoded by the coding sequence ATCCTTTCCGCAGACCTTTCTGCCGACTCCGGCGACTCTCCCGACCTCGCCGGCTGGAGCGCCGTCTTCACTCCGGCCGAGCCCGCCCGCGCCGCTCTGGTGCACTTCTGGCCGTCCACGGCGGACGGACTTCCGGGCGACTTTCCGGAGGGCATCTCGCAGTGCGAAAAGGACCGGTGGTACGGCACCGCCAGCTCACTCGACCTCGTACTCCCGGCACCGGCGGGCGGTCTTGAGGTGCGGCGCGTGGCGACCAGAGCGCTGTCGATCGGGGCGGCGCTCGGGGTGCTCACCCGTGCGTACGCGAACCCTTCGGCGCACCCGGCCGCGCGGTTCTGGGGGGCGGCCGCTCTGCTGGCACTGGACCTCGTCGCCCGGGGGCGGCTGCTGCCCGGGGTGAGCGAGGACGGTTTCGACCAGTGGCGGTGTGCGCCGCTGACCGGTGAGGACCACGCCCGCGTTCTCGAACTCGCCGCGTGCGCACCGCCGTTGGCGCACTGCGTACCCCTGGACAAGACGGCGGAGGACCTGCGACTGCCGGACCCCTCCGTGCTGCTGCGGGACTTCCTCGACGCGGTGGCCGACACGCTGCCCAGGACTCCGGCCGCGGTGCATGCCCTCGGCGGCGGCGCCTTCGCGGGGGCGGAGGTGCTTCGCCGTCCGGAGTACACGCCGTGGGCGGCCGCGTTGCGCGCGCTGCACGACGTCGGCGTCCGACTGTCGCTGCGGGTCGAAGTCTCCGGTCTGGGCGAGGAGTTGACGGCGCGGGCGACCAAAGCGGAGGGGACCGGCGAGGCGGCGGGGACCGGCGCCGAGCCGCGGTTCCGGGTGGTGCTTCAGGTCCACAGTGCCGACGATCCGGCACTCGTCGTGGACGCGGAACGGCTGTGGGCCGCGCAGTCCGGTACCCCGGCGGGATTCGGGCCGCAGGTGCGCCGTGACGTACTGATCGCCCTGCGCCGGGCGGCACACCACTGGCCACCCCTCGGGACGCTGCTCTCGGCCCCGGTACCGGACTCGGTGGAGCTGGCCGACGACGATGTGGCGGACCTGCTCGGCCGCGGTGCACAGGCGCTGGCCGACGCCGATGTCCGGGTCCACTGGCCCCGACTGCTCGCCCGCGGACTGTCCGCGCGCGCCGTACTCCCCGGTGAACACACCGACGTACAAGGTGAGTCGGGGGCCTCGACGGGCCCGGCCGCTTTCAAGGGGCTCGTCGGTGCCGACCAACTGCTCTCGTTCCGCTGGCAGTTCGCGCTCGACGACCAGGACCTCACTGCCGCGGAATTCGACCGCCTGGCCGAGGCCAAACGGCCACTCGTGCGCCTCGGCGACCGGTGGGTGCTCGTCGACCCGGCGCAGGTCGCGCGGTTGCGCGAGCGGCGGACCGGTGCGATGAGCGCCGTACAGGCCCTCGGCGCGGCGCTGACGGGGTCGGCCGAGATCGACGGGCAGCGCGTACCGGTGGAGGCGGCGGGCAGGCTCAACCGGCTCAGGGAGTTGCTCACGGCGGACGAGGGCGCCGAAGGCGTGCCCCAACCCGCCGCGCTCGCCGCGCAGTTGCGTGACTACCAGCTGCGCGGCCTGGGCTGGCTCGCCCGGATGACCGGAACCGGGCTCGGCTGCTGCCTGGCCGACGACATGGGTCTGGGCAAGACGATCACCCTCATCTCGCTGCATCTGCACCGCCAACAGGACCCGGCCACAGCCGGTCCCACGCTGGTGGTCTGCCCCACCTCACTCATGGGCAACTGGGAGCGCGAGATCGGCAGGTTCGCCCCGGGCACCCCGGTGCGCCGCCATCACGGCGCCCGCAGGGAGCTGTCCGCCCCGGCCGCCGGAGAAGTCGTCCTGACGACGTACGGCACGATGCGCCTGGACGCCGAGCGGCTCGGCGCCACGCCCTGGGGTCTGGTGGTCGCCGACGAAGCCCAGCACGTCAAGAACCCGTACTCGGCGACGGCCAGGGCGCTGCGCGGTATTCCGGCGGCCGCCCGGGTGGCGCTCACCGGTACGCCGGTGGAGAACAACCTCTCCGAGCTGTGGGCGATCCTCGACTGGACGACGCCGGGCCTGCTCGGCAGTCTCGGCGCCTTCCGCAGGCAGTACGCGGTGCCGGTGGAGGGCGGCGCCGACCCGGTGGCGGCCGAGCGGCTCGGCCGTCTCGTACGGCCCTTCCTGCTGCGCCGCCGCAAGAGCGATCCGGGCATCGCACCGGAGCTGCCGCCCAAGACCGAGACCGACCGGGCCGTGGCCCTCACGGCCGAACAGGCGGCGCTGTACGAGGCAGTGGTGCGCGAGATGCTGGAGCGGATCTCCGCCGCGGACGGCATCGGCCGCCGCGGTCTGATCGTGAAGCTGTTCACCTCGCTCAAGCAGATCTGCAACCACCCTGCCCAGTACCTGGACGAGTCCGATCCCCAACTGTCCGGCCGCTCCGGCAAGTTGGAACTGCTCGACGAGTTGCTCGACACCATGACGGCCGAGGGTGCGGGCGTGCTGGTGTTCACGCAGTACGTACGCATGGCACGGCTGATCGAGGCGCGGCTGGCCGAACGCGGGATCGGTGCGCAGTTCCTGCACGGCGGCACGCCCGTCGCGGAGCGCGAGGCCATGGTCGCGCGTTTCCAGGCCGGTACGGTGCCGGTCTTCCTGCTGTCGCTCAAGGCCGCGGGGACCGGTCTGAACCTGACCCGCGCGGAACATGTCGTGCACTACGACCGCTGGTGGAATCCGGCCGTCGAGGCGCAGGCGACCGACCGTGCGCACCGGATCGGCCAGACCCGTTCGGTGCAGGTCCACCGGCTGATCGCTGAGGGCACGGTCGAGGACCGTATCGACGCGATGCTCCGGACGAAACAGGCCCTGGCCGATGCGGTACTCGGCGGCGGCGAGGCGGCGCTCACCGAGCTGTCCGACGGTGAACTGGCCGCGCTGGTACGTCTCCAGAGCGAAAGGAGTGCCTGA